One stretch of Streptomyces sp. 135 DNA includes these proteins:
- a CDS encoding DUF4177 domain-containing protein, with protein MTKWEYATVPLLVHATKQILDTWGEDGWELVQVVPGPNNPEQLVAYLKREKQA; from the coding sequence ATGACCAAGTGGGAATACGCAACCGTGCCTCTGCTCGTCCATGCCACGAAGCAGATTCTGGACACCTGGGGCGAGGACGGCTGGGAGCTGGTCCAGGTCGTGCCCGGGCCGAACAACCCCGAGCAGCTCGTGGCCTACCTGAAGCGGGAGAAGCAGGCGTGA
- a CDS encoding GatB/YqeY domain-containing protein, translating into MTTLKSKLQEDLTAAIRGRDELRSSTLRLTLTAITKEEVAGTQARELSDEDVQKVIAREAKKRREAAEAFGQAGRTEQAEREKAEGEILAEYLPKQLSDDELQAIVAQAVEEARAAGAEGPRAMGQVMKIVNPKVAGLAEGGRVAATVKRHLAG; encoded by the coding sequence ATGACCACGCTCAAGTCGAAGCTTCAGGAAGACCTCACGGCCGCGATCCGGGGGCGTGACGAGCTGCGCTCCTCGACGCTCCGGCTGACCCTCACCGCCATCACGAAGGAGGAGGTCGCGGGCACGCAGGCACGCGAACTCTCCGACGAGGACGTGCAGAAGGTGATCGCCCGTGAGGCGAAGAAGCGCCGTGAGGCCGCCGAGGCCTTCGGACAGGCCGGGCGCACCGAGCAGGCCGAGCGGGAGAAGGCGGAGGGCGAGATCCTCGCCGAGTACCTGCCGAAGCAGCTCTCCGACGACGAGCTCCAGGCGATCGTCGCCCAGGCCGTCGAGGAGGCCAGGGCCGCCGGCGCCGAGGGGCCGCGCGCCATGGGCCAGGTCATGAAGATCGTGAACCCGAAGGTCGCGGGCCTGGCCGAGGGCGGCCGCGTCGCCGCCACGGTCAAGAGGCACCTCGCGGGCTGA
- a CDS encoding WhiB family transcriptional regulator, with the protein MGWVTDWSAQAACRTTDPDELFVQGAAQNRAKAVCTGCPVRTECLADALDNRVEFGVWGGMTERERRALLRRRPTVTSWRRLLETARSEYERGAGLLPVDLEDEETYESYAAVG; encoded by the coding sequence ATGGGCTGGGTAACCGACTGGAGTGCGCAGGCGGCCTGCCGCACTACCGATCCAGATGAACTGTTCGTTCAAGGAGCAGCGCAGAACAGGGCCAAGGCGGTGTGCACCGGATGCCCGGTGCGGACCGAGTGCCTGGCCGACGCGCTCGACAACCGCGTCGAGTTCGGCGTGTGGGGTGGCATGACGGAGCGTGAGCGCCGCGCACTGCTGCGCAGGCGTCCCACCGTCACCTCATGGCGCAGGCTCCTGGAGACAGCGCGCTCCGAGTACGAGCGCGGTGCGGGCCTGCTGCCCGTGGACTTGGAGGACGAGGAGACGTACGAGAGCTACGCCGCGGTGGGGTGA
- a CDS encoding NUDIX hydrolase codes for MANGQWYPPEWPDRIRALASGELTPATPRRAATVMLLRDGGSGPEVHMLRRRASMAFAGGAYAYPGGGVDPRDDDHLVRWAGPTRAWWAARLGVDDEAAAQAIVCAAVRETYEEAGVLLAGPTPETVVGDTTGEDWEADREALVARDVSFADFLDRRGLFLRSDLLAAWARWITPEFEPKRYDTFFFVAALPAGQRTRNASTEADRTVWIRPAEAAARYDEGELLMMPPTIATLRALSAYGSPSEALGAAGAQAMAPVLAQARLEGGELVLSWPGHGEFTKRIAPDGAR; via the coding sequence ATGGCAAATGGGCAGTGGTACCCCCCGGAGTGGCCCGACCGCATCCGCGCCCTCGCGAGCGGCGAGCTGACTCCGGCGACCCCGCGCCGCGCCGCCACCGTCATGCTGCTCAGGGACGGTGGCAGCGGCCCGGAAGTTCACATGCTGCGCAGACGCGCCTCCATGGCCTTCGCCGGAGGCGCGTACGCGTATCCGGGCGGCGGCGTCGACCCGCGCGACGACGACCACCTGGTGCGCTGGGCGGGGCCCACGCGCGCGTGGTGGGCCGCCAGGCTGGGCGTCGACGACGAGGCCGCGGCCCAGGCGATCGTCTGCGCCGCGGTCCGCGAGACGTACGAGGAGGCGGGCGTGCTGCTCGCCGGGCCCACTCCGGAGACCGTCGTCGGCGACACCACGGGCGAGGACTGGGAGGCGGACCGCGAGGCCCTGGTGGCCCGTGACGTCTCCTTCGCGGACTTCCTGGACCGCAGGGGGCTGTTCCTGCGCAGCGACCTGCTCGCGGCCTGGGCGCGCTGGATCACCCCGGAGTTCGAACCCAAGCGCTACGACACGTTCTTCTTCGTGGCGGCGCTTCCGGCGGGGCAGCGCACGCGCAACGCCTCTACGGAGGCGGACCGGACCGTGTGGATCCGCCCGGCGGAGGCCGCCGCCCGCTACGACGAGGGTGAGCTGCTGATGATGCCGCCGACCATCGCGACGCTGCGGGCGCTGAGCGCCTACGGGTCGCCTTCCGAGGCGCTCGGCGCGGCCGGGGCCCAGGCCATGGCTCCGGTGCTCGCTCAGGCGCGGCTGGAGGGCGGCGAGCTGGTCCTTTCCTGGCCCGGCCACGGCGAGTTCACCAAGCGGATCGCCCCGGACGGCGCGAGGTGA
- a CDS encoding metallophosphoesterase: MRARYAVPLGITATAAAGLAYSVGFEARSFRLRRVTVPVLPPGMRPLRVLQVSDIHMVSGQRKKQRWLQSLAGLRPDFVINTGDNLSDPEGVPETLDALGPLMGFPGAYVFGSNDYYGPKPRNPARYLVEKVQGKHGLNGNAPAVGVIHNPWEDLRDGFDAAGWVNLTNTRGSLKIDGYEIGLTGVDDPHIKRDRYARVAGGPDSGADFSMGIVHAPYLRSLDAFTADGYPLILAGHTHGGQVCIPFYGALVTNCDLDTDRVKGLSRHRAEGKTSFMHVSAGCGANRYTPMRFACPPEATLLTLVERRVS, from the coding sequence ATGCGCGCGCGATACGCAGTACCCCTGGGCATCACGGCGACGGCCGCGGCCGGCCTCGCCTACTCGGTGGGCTTCGAGGCCCGTTCCTTCCGGCTGAGGCGGGTCACGGTGCCCGTGCTGCCGCCGGGGATGCGCCCCCTGCGGGTCCTCCAGGTCTCCGACATCCACATGGTGTCCGGTCAGCGCAAGAAGCAGCGGTGGCTGCAGTCGCTCGCGGGGCTGCGCCCCGACTTCGTGATCAACACGGGCGACAACCTCTCCGACCCCGAGGGCGTACCGGAGACGCTGGACGCGCTCGGCCCGCTGATGGGGTTCCCCGGGGCGTACGTCTTCGGTTCGAACGACTACTACGGGCCGAAGCCGCGCAACCCCGCCCGCTACCTGGTCGAGAAGGTCCAGGGCAAGCACGGCCTGAACGGCAACGCCCCCGCGGTCGGCGTCATCCACAACCCGTGGGAGGACCTGCGTGACGGCTTCGACGCCGCGGGCTGGGTGAACCTCACGAACACGCGGGGCTCGCTGAAGATCGACGGCTACGAGATCGGGCTCACGGGAGTGGACGACCCGCACATCAAACGCGACCGGTACGCGCGCGTGGCGGGCGGCCCGGACTCCGGCGCCGACTTCTCGATGGGCATCGTGCACGCGCCGTACCTGCGCTCCCTGGACGCGTTCACGGCGGACGGCTACCCGCTGATCCTGGCCGGCCACACGCATGGCGGGCAGGTGTGCATCCCCTTCTACGGAGCCCTTGTCACCAACTGCGACCTGGACACGGACCGCGTGAAGGGCCTCTCCAGGCACCGGGCCGAGGGCAAGACGTCGTTCATGCACGTCTCGGCGGGCTGCGGGGCGAACCGCTACACGCCGATGCGGTTCGCGTGCCCGCCGGAGGCGACGCTGCTCACGTTGGTGGAGCGGCGGGTGTCGTAG
- a CDS encoding ArsA family ATPase: MTPEPARTSDPAGASGPARPLDPARALDVDALIDDPKTRIVVCCGSGGVGKTTTAAAIGLRAAERGRKVVVLTIDPARRLAQSMGIDRLDNVPRRVKDIEGDGELHAMMLDMKRTFDEIVEAHADRERAAAILANPFYQSLSAGFAGTQEYMAMEKLGQLRSRDEWDLIVVDTPPSRSALDFLDAPKRLGSFLDGKLIRLLMAPAKVGGRAGMKFLNVGMSMMTGALGKLLGGPLLRDVQTFVAAMDTMFGGFRTRADATYRLLQAPGTAFIVVASPERDALREAAYFVERLAADDMPLAGLVLNRVHGSGAAQLSAERALAAAENLEESRIVDQGDGKVGVRNSSDNPATSEIPATPENQAPAEAPHESPSAPSRSEPAQPPQPSEPPGPSGPSGPSDASVERLTAGLLRLHAERMQLLAREQRTRDRFTALHPEVAVAEVAALPGDVHDLAGLRAIGDRLAG, from the coding sequence ATGACCCCGGAACCGGCACGGACCTCGGACCCGGCGGGCGCCTCGGGCCCCGCCCGGCCCCTCGACCCCGCCCGCGCCCTGGACGTCGACGCCCTGATCGACGACCCGAAGACCCGGATCGTGGTGTGCTGCGGCTCGGGAGGCGTCGGCAAGACGACCACGGCGGCCGCCATAGGCCTGCGCGCGGCCGAGCGGGGCCGCAAGGTCGTCGTACTCACCATCGACCCGGCGCGCAGGCTCGCGCAGTCCATGGGCATCGACCGGCTCGACAACGTGCCGCGGCGGGTCAAGGACATCGAGGGCGACGGCGAACTGCACGCCATGATGCTCGACATGAAGCGGACGTTCGACGAGATCGTCGAGGCGCACGCGGACAGGGAGCGGGCCGCCGCGATCCTCGCCAACCCCTTCTACCAGTCGCTCTCGGCGGGCTTCGCCGGCACGCAGGAGTACATGGCGATGGAGAAGCTGGGGCAGCTGCGGTCGCGGGACGAGTGGGACCTGATCGTCGTCGACACGCCGCCCTCGCGCTCGGCCCTGGACTTCCTGGACGCGCCCAAGCGTCTCGGGTCCTTCCTGGACGGCAAGCTGATCCGGCTGCTCATGGCGCCGGCGAAGGTGGGCGGCCGGGCCGGGATGAAGTTCCTGAACGTCGGCATGTCGATGATGACGGGGGCGCTGGGCAAGCTGCTCGGCGGGCCGCTGCTGCGTGACGTGCAGACGTTCGTGGCGGCGATGGACACCATGTTCGGCGGGTTCCGCACGCGGGCGGACGCCACGTACCGGCTGTTGCAGGCGCCGGGCACGGCGTTCATCGTGGTGGCCTCGCCGGAGCGGGACGCGCTGCGGGAGGCCGCGTACTTCGTGGAGCGCCTGGCGGCCGACGACATGCCGCTGGCCGGTCTGGTGCTGAACCGTGTGCACGGCAGCGGTGCCGCGCAGCTGTCGGCCGAGCGGGCGCTCGCCGCCGCGGAAAATCTTGAAGAGAGCCGCATTGTGGATCAGGGGGACGGGAAGGTTGGAGTGCGTAACTCCTCTGATAATCCGGCGACTTCGGAGATTCCCGCGACTCCCGAGAACCAGGCGCCCGCCGAGGCTCCCCACGAGTCCCCGTCCGCACCATCCCGGTCCGAACCAGCTCAGCCGCCCCAGCCGTCCGAACCACCCGGCCCTTCCGGTCCGTCCGGCCCGTCCGACGCCTCTGTCGAGCGACTGACCGCCGGACTGCTGCGCCTGCACGCCGAACGCATGCAGTTGCTGGCGCGCGAACAGCGCACGCGTGACCGCTTCACCGCGCTCCACCCCGAGGTGGCGGTGGCGGAAGTGGCCGCGCTGCCGGGCGATGTGCACGACCTCGCGGGACTCCGGGCCATCGGGGACCGGCTGGCAGGCTGA
- a CDS encoding ArsA-related P-loop ATPase, with protein sequence MSRLQVVSGKGGTGKTTVAAALALALATEGKRTLLVEVEGRQGIAQLFETEALPYEERKIAVAPGGGEVYALAIDPELALLDYLQMFYKLGGAGRALKKLGAIDFATTIAPGLRDVLLTGKACEAVRRKDKSGRYAYDCVVMDAPPTGRITRFLNVNDEVAGLAKIGPIHNQAQAVMRVLKSPETAVHLVTLLEEMPVQETADGIAELRAARLPVGRVIVNMVRSALLDEAELELGLEQAPRTAIARSLSAAGLGGARRGGNAERLVDPLLEQAAEYAERYALERDQRNVLTEFGQPLHELPLLAGGMDLAGLYELATALRKQGIA encoded by the coding sequence GTGAGCAGGCTCCAGGTCGTCAGTGGCAAGGGCGGTACCGGCAAGACCACGGTGGCCGCGGCCCTCGCGCTCGCCCTCGCGACGGAGGGGAAACGCACCCTTCTCGTCGAGGTCGAGGGCAGACAGGGCATCGCGCAGCTCTTCGAGACGGAGGCGCTGCCTTATGAGGAGCGGAAGATCGCCGTCGCTCCCGGGGGCGGGGAGGTGTACGCCCTCGCCATCGACCCCGAGCTGGCGCTGCTCGACTACCTCCAGATGTTCTACAAACTGGGGGGTGCGGGACGCGCCCTGAAGAAGCTCGGCGCCATCGACTTCGCGACCACCATCGCGCCGGGTCTGCGGGACGTCCTGCTGACCGGCAAGGCCTGCGAGGCGGTGCGCAGGAAGGACAAGAGCGGGCGGTACGCGTACGACTGCGTCGTCATGGACGCCCCGCCGACCGGGCGCATCACCCGCTTCCTGAACGTCAACGACGAGGTCGCCGGGCTCGCGAAGATCGGGCCCATACACAACCAGGCGCAGGCCGTGATGCGGGTCCTCAAGTCACCTGAGACGGCCGTGCACTTGGTCACCCTGCTGGAGGAGATGCCTGTCCAGGAGACCGCGGACGGCATCGCCGAGCTGCGGGCCGCGCGGCTGCCGGTGGGCCGGGTCATCGTGAACATGGTGCGGTCCGCCCTGCTCGACGAGGCCGAGCTGGAGCTGGGCCTGGAGCAGGCGCCTCGTACGGCCATCGCCAGGTCGCTCTCCGCCGCGGGGCTCGGCGGGGCCCGGCGGGGCGGCAACGCCGAGCGGCTGGTCGACCCGCTCCTGGAGCAGGCCGCGGAGTACGCCGAGCGGTACGCCCTGGAGCGCGACCAGCGGAACGTGCTGACCGAGTTCGGCCAGCCGCTGCACGAACTCCCGCTGCTGGCGGGCGGGATGGACCTCGCGGGCCTGTACGAGCTCGCCACGGCACTGCGGAAGCAAGGGATCGCATGA
- a CDS encoding RidA family protein — protein sequence MSGAVEARLAELGLTLPAVVPPLASYQPAVQSGVYVYTAGQLPMVDGKLAVTGKVGAEVTPEEAKDLARTCALNGLAAVKSVAGDLDRIARVVKVVGFVASAQDFTGQPGVINGASELLGEVLGDKGVHARSAVGVAVLPLDAPVEVEFQVELTEA from the coding sequence GTGAGCGGGGCCGTCGAGGCGCGCCTCGCCGAGCTCGGCCTGACGCTGCCCGCCGTCGTGCCGCCGCTGGCCTCGTACCAGCCGGCCGTCCAGTCCGGCGTGTACGTCTACACCGCGGGGCAGCTCCCGATGGTGGACGGCAAGCTCGCCGTGACCGGGAAGGTCGGCGCCGAGGTCACCCCGGAGGAGGCCAAGGACCTGGCCCGTACCTGCGCGCTGAACGGCCTGGCCGCGGTGAAGTCCGTCGCCGGTGACCTCGACCGCATCGCGCGCGTCGTGAAGGTCGTCGGCTTCGTGGCCTCCGCCCAGGACTTCACGGGCCAGCCCGGCGTGATCAACGGCGCGAGCGAGCTGCTCGGCGAGGTCCTCGGCGACAAGGGCGTGCACGCCCGCAGCGCCGTGGGTGTCGCCGTGCTGCCGCTGGACGCGCCGGTCGAGGTCGAGTTCCAGGTGGAACTGACCGAGGCGTGA
- a CDS encoding transglycosylase domain-containing protein — protein sequence MGKKRSGGGLSPTQQAAKFLGVSVLAGAVLAGIALPAAGALGLAAKGSVEGFDEIPSNLKQPPLSQRTSILDSKGGHIATVYSRDRTVVPLKDISPYMQKAIVAIEDARFYEHGAVDLKGILRALNQNAQSGGVSQGASTLTQQYVKNVFVEEAGDDPTKVAEATQQTLGRKIRELKYAIQVEDKLGKKRILKNYLNITYFGQQAYGVEAASQRYFSKPAKDLELQEAALLAGIVQSPSRYDPVNDATEATQRRNVVLQRMADTHDISQQDADKAKKTDLGLKVSRPKNGCITAVSGAGFFCDYVREVFLNDPVFGKTKEQRAKIWNRGGLKIRTTLDPQTQESVQASIKDHVNKGDEVATAATIVEPGTGKILGMGQSRPYGFQKNETTINLSVDDDMGGGAGYQPGSTFKPIVAAAALEGGKSPSQSYSSPYEMPYPQRVSTCGGKDWVNVNNEKLTNENESEVGPYGMKEATAKSVNTYYVQLIGDVGICPVTKLAAKMGVERADGGKLAQAPSIALGTQEMSPLTMASAYATFASRGTYCSPIAIESITTLGGKSLQVPKSTCSRAMSEKTADTMNTLLRGVVEDGTGKQAGLGSRPSAGKTGTTDYRYAAWFVGYTPNMSGAVWVGDPQHKRQMVRITIGGVPYDKVFGGEVPGPIWRDAMSGALAGKPAPGFNSVHIPGGGKGRDGGGNHRDNKPGGGGGDHDGGAGGGGNPWPGISIPPDMLGGAGNGGGNGGGNGGGHGNGGGIGGIGGGWRR from the coding sequence ATGGGAAAGAAGCGCTCCGGCGGTGGTCTGTCACCTACTCAACAGGCCGCGAAGTTCCTCGGTGTCAGCGTGCTGGCGGGTGCGGTGCTGGCCGGGATCGCCCTGCCCGCGGCCGGCGCGCTGGGTCTGGCGGCCAAGGGTTCGGTCGAGGGGTTCGACGAGATCCCCTCCAATCTCAAGCAACCGCCGCTGAGCCAGCGCACCAGCATCCTGGACAGCAAGGGCGGCCACATCGCCACGGTCTACTCGCGTGACCGCACGGTGGTGCCCCTGAAGGACATCTCGCCGTACATGCAGAAGGCGATCGTCGCGATCGAGGACGCCCGCTTCTACGAGCACGGCGCGGTCGACCTCAAGGGCATCCTGCGCGCCCTGAACCAGAACGCGCAGAGCGGCGGCGTCTCACAGGGCGCGTCCACGCTCACCCAGCAGTACGTGAAGAACGTCTTCGTCGAGGAGGCGGGCGACGACCCGACGAAGGTCGCCGAGGCCACGCAGCAGACGCTGGGCCGCAAGATCCGCGAACTGAAGTACGCGATCCAGGTCGAGGACAAGCTCGGCAAGAAGCGCATCCTCAAGAACTACCTGAACATCACCTACTTCGGTCAGCAGGCGTACGGCGTCGAGGCCGCGTCCCAGCGCTACTTCTCCAAACCCGCCAAGGACCTCGAGCTCCAGGAGGCCGCGCTCCTCGCCGGCATCGTGCAGTCGCCCAGCCGGTACGACCCGGTCAACGACGCGACGGAGGCCACCCAGCGGCGCAACGTGGTGCTGCAGCGCATGGCCGACACGCACGACATCTCGCAGCAGGACGCCGACAAGGCCAAGAAGACGGACCTGGGTCTGAAGGTGAGCCGCCCCAAGAACGGCTGCATCACCGCGGTCAGCGGCGCCGGCTTCTTCTGCGACTACGTACGCGAGGTCTTCCTCAACGACCCGGTCTTCGGCAAGACGAAGGAGCAGCGGGCCAAGATCTGGAACCGCGGCGGCCTGAAGATCCGTACGACGCTCGACCCGCAGACGCAGGAATCGGTGCAGGCGTCGATCAAGGACCACGTGAACAAGGGCGACGAGGTGGCGACCGCCGCCACCATCGTCGAGCCGGGCACGGGCAAGATCCTCGGCATGGGGCAGTCGCGGCCCTACGGCTTCCAGAAGAACGAGACCACGATCAACCTCTCCGTGGACGACGACATGGGCGGCGGGGCGGGCTACCAGCCGGGCTCGACGTTCAAGCCGATCGTCGCGGCGGCGGCCCTGGAGGGCGGCAAGTCGCCGAGCCAGAGCTACTCGTCCCCGTACGAGATGCCGTATCCGCAGCGGGTCTCCACCTGTGGCGGCAAGGACTGGGTGAACGTCAACAACGAGAAGCTCACCAACGAGAACGAGTCCGAGGTCGGCCCGTACGGCATGAAGGAAGCGACCGCCAAGTCGGTCAACACCTACTACGTGCAGCTGATCGGCGACGTCGGCATCTGCCCGGTGACGAAGCTGGCCGCCAAGATGGGCGTCGAGCGGGCCGACGGCGGGAAGCTGGCGCAGGCGCCGTCGATCGCGCTGGGTACGCAGGAGATGTCGCCGCTGACGATGGCGTCGGCGTACGCCACTTTCGCCTCGCGCGGCACGTACTGCTCGCCGATCGCCATCGAGTCGATCACGACGCTCGGCGGCAAGTCGTTGCAGGTGCCGAAGTCGACGTGCTCGCGGGCGATGTCGGAGAAGACCGCGGACACGATGAACACCCTGCTGCGGGGCGTGGTCGAGGACGGCACGGGCAAGCAGGCCGGCCTCGGCTCGCGGCCGAGCGCGGGCAAGACGGGTACGACCGACTACCGGTACGCCGCCTGGTTCGTGGGCTACACCCCGAACATGTCGGGCGCGGTCTGGGTCGGCGACCCGCAGCACAAGCGGCAGATGGTCAGGATCACCATCGGCGGCGTCCCGTACGACAAGGTCTTCGGTGGCGAGGTGCCGGGTCCGATCTGGCGCGACGCGATGAGCGGCGCGCTGGCGGGCAAGCCGGCGCCCGGCTTCAACTCCGTGCATATCCCTGGCGGGGGCAAGGGCAGGGACGGCGGCGGCAACCACCGTGACAACAAGCCGGGCGGTGGTGGCGGTGACCACGACGGTGGTGCCGGCGGCGGCGGCAATCCGTGGCCGGGGATCTCCATTCCGCCGGACATGCTGGGCGGTGCCGGGAACGGGGGCGGCAACGGCGGCGGCAACGGCGGTGGGCATGGCAATGGCGGCGGGATCGGTGGGATCGGCGGGGGCTGGCGTCGGTAG
- a CDS encoding MFS transporter, whose protein sequence is MRLFAIRDYRHLFSAQVIALFGTGLTTVALGLLAYDLAGPRAGTVLGTALTIKMVMYVLIAPLAAAYVDRLPRRTFLFVLDAVRGVVVLALPLVTEIWHIYILIGLLQAASAAFTPTFQAVIPDIVTDESAYTRALSASQIASTMESLLSPVLAAVALTFLSFDRLFLGTSAGFLVSALLVLSTRIPDARPSARTGAWDRAASGIRTFLRTPRLRGIMALNLVVAAAGSIVVVNTVNYVRDELGGSQTHVAWMLAASGTGTLLAALVLPRVLDRLAARTVMMTGAGVLVAATTTAATLTVAGLATWTGTAIIWAGIGIGMALIITPTGKVLRASAGRNAIPEAFAAQFSLSHLAWLITYPIAGWLGTTAGFTLTWSVLAALAGAGTIGALLLWPHHDGRRPQTSATTLTHLTPSKAHPTLTKAA, encoded by the coding sequence ATGCGCCTGTTCGCCATCCGCGACTACCGCCACCTCTTCAGCGCCCAGGTCATCGCCCTGTTCGGAACGGGTTTGACCACCGTGGCCCTCGGACTGCTCGCCTACGACCTCGCCGGACCGCGCGCCGGGACGGTCCTCGGCACCGCCCTGACGATCAAGATGGTCATGTACGTACTCATAGCCCCGCTGGCTGCGGCGTACGTCGACCGGCTTCCCCGCAGAACCTTCCTGTTCGTGCTCGACGCGGTCCGCGGCGTGGTGGTCCTCGCCCTGCCGCTGGTCACCGAAATCTGGCACATCTACATCCTGATCGGCCTGCTCCAGGCCGCCTCCGCGGCGTTCACCCCGACGTTCCAGGCCGTCATCCCCGACATCGTCACCGACGAGTCCGCCTACACGCGGGCGCTGTCCGCGTCCCAGATCGCTTCCACCATGGAGAGCCTGCTCAGCCCCGTGCTGGCAGCCGTCGCCCTGACCTTCCTGAGCTTCGACCGGCTCTTCCTCGGCACCTCCGCCGGATTCCTCGTCTCCGCCCTGCTGGTCCTGTCGACACGTATCCCGGACGCCCGCCCCAGTGCCCGCACCGGCGCCTGGGACCGCGCGGCATCGGGCATCAGGACCTTCCTCAGGACCCCACGGCTGCGCGGCATCATGGCGCTCAACCTCGTGGTCGCGGCGGCGGGCTCGATCGTCGTCGTCAACACCGTCAACTACGTCCGTGACGAACTCGGCGGCTCGCAGACACACGTCGCCTGGATGCTCGCCGCCTCCGGCACGGGAACCCTCCTGGCCGCTCTCGTACTGCCCCGGGTCCTCGACCGGCTGGCCGCCCGCACCGTCATGATGACCGGCGCCGGAGTCCTCGTCGCCGCCACGACCACCGCGGCGACGCTCACCGTGGCGGGCCTCGCCACATGGACCGGTACGGCGATCATCTGGGCCGGCATCGGCATCGGCATGGCACTGATCATCACGCCGACCGGCAAGGTCCTGCGTGCCTCCGCCGGACGGAACGCGATCCCCGAGGCGTTCGCGGCCCAGTTCTCCCTCTCGCACCTGGCCTGGCTGATCACCTACCCCATAGCGGGCTGGCTCGGCACGACCGCCGGCTTCACCCTCACCTGGTCCGTCCTCGCGGCCCTCGCCGGGGCGGGAACGATCGGCGCCCTCCTCCTGTGGCCACACCACGACGGACGACGACCCCAAACCAGCGCAACAACACTCACCCACCTCACCCCGAGCAAGGCCCACCCCACCCTGACCAAGGCCGCGTGA
- a CDS encoding Pr6Pr family membrane protein, whose protein sequence is MIDPTTSGISSASGVPAEAVVPRVRRPVVATLRALIALAAVTGVTIDLVTGSPLRVLSYFTVQSNLLVAVVLGLSARRAWRGHRPLPPWVTGGTLLFIATTGLVYHLVLANGPGGFSMAGDAASMAGWHSYANQLLHTVTPIGVALDWLLLTRPGGLRPRHAALWLLYPVTYLTFALTRGALMPPTSPARYPYPFLDVDAHGYAGVLTNALTLGAAFYALALLTITLDRVRPEPRGPENRISSQAAGPLK, encoded by the coding sequence ATGATCGATCCGACGACCTCAGGCATATCCAGCGCCTCAGGGGTCCCGGCGGAGGCGGTCGTGCCACGCGTACGCCGTCCCGTCGTGGCCACCCTGCGCGCGCTGATCGCCCTCGCCGCGGTGACCGGAGTCACGATCGACCTGGTCACCGGCAGCCCGCTCCGCGTCCTCAGCTACTTCACCGTCCAGAGCAACCTGCTGGTGGCGGTGGTCCTCGGCCTCTCCGCGCGGCGGGCCTGGCGAGGCCACCGCCCGCTGCCGCCATGGGTGACCGGCGGCACGCTCCTGTTCATCGCGACGACGGGCCTCGTCTACCACCTGGTCCTGGCGAACGGCCCCGGCGGCTTCTCCATGGCAGGGGACGCGGCGTCCATGGCCGGCTGGCATTCGTACGCCAACCAGCTCCTGCACACCGTGACGCCGATCGGGGTGGCCCTCGACTGGCTGCTGCTCACCAGGCCGGGCGGCCTGCGCCCCCGCCACGCGGCCCTCTGGCTGCTCTACCCCGTCACCTACCTGACCTTCGCCCTCACCCGCGGCGCCCTCATGCCGCCGACCTCCCCGGCCCGCTATCCGTACCCGTTCCTGGACGTCGACGCCCACGGCTACGCGGGCGTCCTGACCAACGCGCTCACCCTCGGCGCGGCCTTCTACGCCCTGGCTCTCCTGACCATCACCCTGGACCGCGTCCGCCCCGAACCCCGGGGCCCCGAAAACCGGATTTCGTCTCAGGCCGCCGGTCCGCTAAAGTAA